tgtacagggtcagtttatggtggtaaacaactgttgcaagtttcaaagcaatagctttgatagtttaggagaaaagatgacctaaacataaaacttaaccaaaaaatctgattttctaagtccaaaaggggcaataattcttgcaaaaaaagcaggacagagtaatgtttcttaatgtacagggtcagtttatgatggtgaacaactgttgcaagtttcaaagcaatagctttgatagtttaggagaaaagttgacctaaacagaaaacttaaccaagaaatctgatattttctaagtccaaaaggggccataattcttgcaaaaagcaggatggagttaggtttcttgctgtacagggtcagctactgatggtgaacaagtgttgcaagtctcaaagcaatacctttgatagtttagaggaaaagctgacctaaacataaaacttaaccaagcaacgccgacgccgacaccgacgccgatcaagtgatgacaataactcattcttttttttttttcaaaaaatcagatgagctaaaaatggagttTCAACCATTATGTGATGTTTTGATAGCCTTATTACGGGGATGAAACTACAAGGTTTGTAAAGTTTTGATGGCCTACTAAATAAACGAGGGTGTATATTATGACTAGCACAAACTTAAGCAACTAGCACTTAAGATAGCATCATCCACTGTGTGTAACCGTCACCAATGCTGTGCACTTGGATAAAATGTGAACTCCTCCCGTCAGATAAAAAAATGTAGCTACCTGAAAATTataaaggtcaaatgtcaaggggGAAGGTTAACATTCGGTTTCCTTTTCTGTGATACAATATGGGGTGTCTAGGTCATGATACCTTGGTGGCTGTTCTGGATCTGGTTCGCTGCAAAATGAGAGAATTATTCATGTTTGGAGCAATAGTCACATTGGTTTTAACTGTGGAATCGTATGTATATAATTACCGACTTTCAGCAAGTCAATTTTATTGAATTCTTTGCATGAAAGAATTGTGTGTATTGAAAAGAAAACTAGAATAAACAACGACGGTGTGCAGCATTTCTAATTTAAGACACTAAAAGAAAATTGTGTTTGACAAACATTGTAAACCAGATAAGATGGTTGACACAATCTCTGATTCATTGTAATGACATATTGTAAGCAATTCAGGGGAGATAATTTAAATTATCATCATCTGATTTTGATAACTTGATACTTTAGAACTGAAACAGACAGATATAACATTTCTTTCCCTATGTAATAATGCAAATATTTCCTTCTCATAATTATGCATTGATTTCCCTATTTGTgggtacaaaaacaaaaatatctaaacaaGAGTTACCGTATTTAACATATTTAGTTTCCTCAAAAGTAATCAAATTTTGTACATTATACAGGGAATTCAGAACCTTTCAACCAGGAAACAAAATAAACTAAGAATTTCAATGACATAACAGATTTTAACTCAAAAAAGAGAATTATTTAATTAATCCtgttttaaccaagaaactgtACCAGAGTTACCAATATCCTAATACAGGTTTTCCAGATGATACAAAGTCCTACAAAGTTAATACCAGAGTTTTCTAAGTCAATGAAAAGAGATGCTCTGCTTGTCCCAACTGCAACATGACTTTGTGTAATGAAATCAGAATGATGCTACCTGCCATCAGTACCATATTTAGCTCTAAACATTAACTTATAATCCAAAATGCCAGGATTTACTGTCTAGAATTCTTAAGGTGATGCTCATCAATTTAAATCATCTTACTTAAAGTAGAATTtcgtttttaacctttagcctgctgacggcaagtgattttgcctaaagttgcgaccagtgcaaaccaaaatcagatcatggtctgcactgttcgctattcagtcagtaaattttcagtgaacacccctttgaataataagtggtactacccaaactgaatgacTGACCAGTCCAATTTCGAAATTTGGCAAAGTAAAGACTAAATTAATGTGAAAATGGAACACTTATAAAAGGGATGTAATTACAGGTACCAACAGAACGAGAAAAGAGAAATCAACATAAATGCCGGTTATGGTATTTCTGGTAAATAGCCATGATTATCACATTAAATAATAATACGAATAATAATGCATGCTTAATGCCAATGCAATCAACATAAATAGTAGTTACTAGCATTGGAATTTATGTTCAATGGCaatcaaatcaaataatgatacataaaaaggatttatgcTAAAAATCAATCAACATAAAATTTTCCATGCTTGATTATAATACATGCAATGAGAAATGTTTTTGATTACAATGAACACAccaattgtaagtatttcaatgTTGGTAATCAATATgcacaaaattaatttcaaaaatgtaatataatgcTTCTCATGTCATTAGGTCCCTTGCTACTACATGTACCCAGGACCAACCTTTCATGTTTTGTTGTGCACAAAATATATTTCTCCTccaaattctgtcaaaatttccTTGTCAAAGAATCTCAAAACTGAGCTGTTATATGAAGTGTTAAGACACAAGATTCTGCTTTTCAAGACAATCTCTTATTAGGTAAAATGTTAACCCGTATTTCATTTCACCTACCCTTTTACAGGCAAAATATCCCTTTTCCTTGAAAACACCCTTGCCACAAAAAGCCCCTCTAGAGGACCACTGCCCCATTAATCAAAAAAGAAAGAGATGGACCTGGTTTCCAAAGTAACACTTGTGATTCATTAGACATTAATAGCTTACCTTGAAGACTTTTCTAAACTTTCCACTTTGCTTTTCAAATTTGCAAAACTTGAATCATATTTGTTAAAGAAGTCCATTCCCGAACTTTGGCTTCCATTTGAAACTTTAGTGTCATTTTCACTACTTGTGTCCCTTTTGGCACCCTGACTATCACTATTACAAGCACCAGTGGTACACTGATCACCAGAGGTAGAAAATTcactgtttgaccttgacctcactTCATCAGAAGAAAGTAGTTCCCAATCATCTTGCACCATGTAACTATTTTCACTTGTGACAGGAATGTATAAATACTCGCGTAAAAATAAACTGTCATTTGTCCATAGTTTGTTTTCTCTCTTTATTTGTTCAACCTGAAAACAGATATAAAACCAGACTTTAATTAGTGTGAAAACAATCACTTTTATATTTACTGAGATAAATATTAACTGACACATGCTTAACCCGTATCAATATCATaatggacacgactgattctgtctttgcgaccagtgtagatcatgatcagcctgcacagtgcacatcagtgcagtctgctcatgatctgcactgttcgctgttcagtcaggatctttttggtaagcaccccttttgacagttaaattggtactgtccaaattgaaagatggaccagttcattatagaatttcagcagggtatgggttaaatatataatataaccaATTGCGAACAAATGGTCTATATGAAAGCAAGGACAAATATCCAACAATGAAAGCCGTGTTCAAAATGTATATCAAAGATATAATCTCCCTAtcgcctaaaaaaaaattctttgtttccggtaacatgctaaaaaaaatagggtaggttagtcggaaattttttttttttggaatttttttttattaagggagactttttggaaattatttttgtgtcaaaaaatgaatgtaaataagaGGGTAATGCCTTCAGAGCATCagaaagttgatttctaacatcactggacaAGTTTAAAGCATAAATttaagtgcagttttgcaactttttattaaaaagttgaaaaaaatattctccaaggccataaaaacatttagggtcgggccaaaaaattagggtaggtcgggataccggaaacaaacaatttttttttacgcctaaacaATAACCCATAGCATACATGTATACCCGTGACTACCACATAAATGGCTATAAGGAAGCTCAGAATGAAATCATACTTCACACAACCATTCCACCATTTTCCCCCATatatctttaccctgctaaatttcttaaatggactgatctatcattcaattcggacagtaccatttattattctaaggggtattcactaaagatttactgactgaattgcgagcAGTGTTTATCATGAGTTTGGTCTTCACTGGTTGCAATGGCAAAATCATTTGCGGCCAGCAGGCTTAAATCACTCAGACTTCCTTGCTTTGGTTTTTTAACATACTTGTCAGTTTTTGAAATCCTTTGCCCTTTcattaacatgtattttaaaaacaagagggt
This DNA window, taken from Mercenaria mercenaria strain notata chromosome 19, MADL_Memer_1, whole genome shotgun sequence, encodes the following:
- the LOC123541681 gene encoding lysM and putative peptidoglycan-binding domain-containing protein 2-like isoform X1, whose amino-acid sequence is MSDGAERKLFGNIARNQTKYGSTTKPMPKFTKYVKHTISRIDTLQGIALKYGATVEQIKRENKLWTNDSLFLREYLYIPVTSENSYMVQDDWELLSSDEVRSRSNSEFSTSGDQCTTGACNSDSQGAKRDTSSENDTKVSNGSQSSGMDFFNKYDSSFANLKSKVESLEKSSSEPDPEQPPSHHDDNLSSLIPRRHSDIAHSSRVQPTRKIPLEDPDSPVLVIRSNMKSSKVQTAVKRSEKANDDLFEL